In Paenibacillus ihbetae, the following are encoded in one genomic region:
- a CDS encoding MBL fold metallo-hydrolase codes for MGISFSVLSSGSTGNATIVRNEDTTLLIDAGLSARRIDELLKERDMMGEEIDGILVTHEHSDHIKGLGAVARKYNLPIYANEKTWEAMSKSLGKIAEENRIVLESHEVKDFGTLRVEPFEISHDAAAPVGYCFYDGDEKLGVATDLGYVSDKVKKALDGSDVLVLEANHDIEMLRMGRYPWNTKRRILGDMGHLSNNSAGEALSELLTGDTKRAYLAHLSLDHNMMDLAKMTVRDTMEDRGCFFKDSEFKLCDTYYDRSTPWDKVGD; via the coding sequence TTTTCCGTGCTGTCGAGCGGCTCGACGGGCAATGCGACCATTGTCCGCAACGAGGATACGACACTGCTGATTGATGCGGGCTTAAGCGCCCGGCGCATCGATGAGCTGCTCAAGGAACGTGATATGATGGGAGAAGAAATCGACGGTATTTTGGTAACGCATGAGCATTCCGACCATATTAAAGGACTCGGGGCAGTCGCGCGCAAATACAATCTGCCGATCTATGCCAATGAGAAGACTTGGGAAGCGATGAGCAAATCGCTTGGAAAAATTGCCGAAGAGAACCGGATTGTGCTGGAGAGTCATGAGGTGAAAGATTTCGGAACGCTGCGGGTTGAGCCGTTCGAAATTTCCCATGACGCTGCGGCACCGGTCGGTTACTGCTTCTATGACGGCGATGAGAAGCTTGGTGTTGCGACAGACCTTGGATATGTGAGCGATAAAGTGAAAAAAGCGCTGGACGGGTCGGATGTGCTGGTACTGGAGGCGAATCACGATATCGAAATGCTGCGTATGGGCCGCTACCCATGGAACACGAAGCGCCGGATTCTCGGCGACATGGGCCATCTGTCCAACAATTCGGCCGGTGAGGCGCTGAGCGAGCTGCTGACAGGGGATACGAAGCGGGCGTATCTGGCGCATCTCAGTCTGGATCATAACATGATGGATCTGGCTAAAATGACCGTGCGCGATACGATGGAAGACCGCGGCTGCTTCTTCAAGGACAGCGAGTTTAAGCTGTGCGATACCTATTATGACCGCTCGACCCCTTGGGATAAGGTAGGCGATTAG